DNA sequence from the Lysinibacillus sp. OF-1 genome:
AAATAATACAGCAATGATTGAAACAAGCATTTTTCTTGTTTTAAAGATCTTCAGCCACTCAGCTTTAATCATATAATATCCTCACTCCTAAACTATTTGACCGAAAACGTCATTTGGTCATTTTCATTCAAAAAAAATAGTCAACCTCGGCAATTTTGCAAAAAGACACTTGATTCGACACTTTTATATCTGTCTTTTACCGAATCAAGTTAGAATCAAACCTCGAAAGATTGTTTCCTTGAAAAGATTAAGAATCTTTTCTTCAGGGATTACATCACCGTGTAACTCATGCCAATCGACAACAAAAGCAAGATATGCCTTTAACAATAAGTAACCGACCAGTTCTGCATCGCAATCTCTAATTTCACCTTTTTTAATACGACGCTGTATTAACTCTGAAACATACGATAAGATTTCTGTTTCGATGCGAAGTAGCACCTGTTTAACAGCTGGTGTTCGTAATTCTTTTTCTTCCTCGATTAGCTTTGCAAATAAAAGATGTTTTTCACGGAACTGTAGCATTTTCATTAAAGCATTATGCGCATTATCCATAAAGCTTGCTGATGCATCCAACACTGCATCTGCTTCCGCCTTCATCTCTCGTACAAGTGACATAGCAATCTCTTGAAATAAAATTTCTTTATTTGCAAAGAATGTATAAATCGTACCTTTACCGACATTAGCGATTTTCGCCACTTGCTCCATCGTTGTTGCTTTGTAGCCAAACAATGTAAAAGATTTTGCAGCTGCTTCAAGAATTTCCTGCCTACGATCCATTAGTAACATCCTTTCTTGTTAGGTTATGTACCTCTAATGTACACTTCAATAAAAATGACCAGAAAACCATTTCGGTCATCTGGTCATTATCATATTCCTATTTTTAAAAAAATGCAAGCATTTAATGATGATTTTTTTCATCTTTTTCTTCGTCATCATGATCAGCATCATTTGACGTACCATTACCATGATTCATCATATTGTTATCCATGCTGTTATTAGATTTCTCATCCTCTGGTAAAACCTGTGTCATATCTGGGCTACCAGCAATAATTTGCTGCTTTGGCATATTATGAACACCATTAGCTGTAGTATGTGCATACATATAGTAAACACCGTCATGATCGAATGTAGTCGTTGCTTTATAGACGCCGTCTTTTTCTAATTTCCCATCAATCATTTGTCCTTCATCACGTTTCCCTGATTCCCAAACTTCGAATTCTACTACAGCATCATCAACGTTTTCTCCACCTTGTTCAACGTGTGCCG
Encoded proteins:
- a CDS encoding TetR/AcrR family transcriptional regulator, whose protein sequence is MDRRQEILEAAAKSFTLFGYKATTMEQVAKIANVGKGTIYTFFANKEILFQEIAMSLVREMKAEADAVLDASASFMDNAHNALMKMLQFREKHLLFAKLIEEEKELRTPAVKQVLLRIETEILSYVSELIQRRIKKGEIRDCDAELVGYLLLKAYLAFVVDWHELHGDVIPEEKILNLFKETIFRGLILT
- a CDS encoding FixH family protein, translated to MKKWLFALIAVPTLLVGCGEKKEALPEPVVPQIPEVEILTPKEVVLNETIELAAHVEQGGENVDDAVVEFEVWESGKRDEGQMIDGKLEKDGVYKATTTFDHDGVYYMYAHTTANGVHNMPKQQIIAGSPDMTQVLPEDEKSNNSMDNNMMNHGNGTSNDADHDDEEKDEKNHH